In uncultured Methanobrevibacter sp., a single genomic region encodes these proteins:
- a CDS encoding M42 family metallopeptidase, translated as MELMKELSLAPGVSGSEEEIAKIITRELEDVADKIEIDSMGNLIATKKGEKKAPTVMLASHMDEIGLMVRYIDDNGFINFSTIGGINDQMLMNQTVTIHSSVGEDVVGVIGSKPPHVTTPEERNKVVKAKDMFIDIGAKDKEEAEKMVRVGDKMTFNSLFVEYPNNRIMGKALDNRVGCYVMMEVLKRVDTRATVYGVGTVQEEVGLKGAKTSAFKLNPDLAIALDVTLSGDHPGIKPDEAPVVMGKGPAIILADASGRGILTQQSVKDMLIKAGDENEIPYQLEVSDGGTTDGTAIHLTREGIPTGVLSVPTRYIHTPVSVCSMDDIEYTIQLITEAINNL; from the coding sequence ATGTAGCTGATAAAATCGAAATAGACAGTATGGGAAACTTAATTGCTACAAAAAAAGGTGAAAAGAAAGCACCTACAGTAATGCTCGCTTCCCATATGGATGAAATTGGTTTGATGGTTAGATACATTGACGATAATGGATTTATTAATTTTTCAACAATCGGTGGAATTAACGACCAGATGTTAATGAATCAAACTGTAACAATACATTCCTCTGTTGGAGAAGATGTTGTTGGAGTAATCGGTTCAAAACCACCTCATGTAACAACTCCTGAAGAAAGAAACAAGGTTGTCAAAGCTAAAGACATGTTTATTGATATTGGAGCAAAAGACAAGGAAGAAGCTGAAAAGATGGTTAGAGTCGGAGACAAAATGACCTTCAATTCTTTATTTGTCGAATATCCAAACAACAGAATCATGGGAAAAGCTTTAGATAACCGTGTCGGATGTTATGTTATGATGGAAGTCTTAAAAAGAGTAGATACCAGAGCTACTGTCTACGGTGTTGGAACCGTACAGGAAGAAGTAGGTCTTAAAGGAGCTAAAACTTCCGCATTCAAATTAAACCCTGATCTAGCAATTGCACTTGACGTTACCCTGTCCGGTGACCATCCTGGAATCAAACCTGATGAAGCACCTGTTGTAATGGGTAAAGGTCCTGCTATTATCCTTGCAGATGCAAGCGGAAGAGGTATTTTAACCCAGCAGTCTGTAAAAGATATGTTAATTAAAGCTGGAGATGAAAACGAAATTCCATATCAATTGGAAGTCAGTGATGGTGGAACAACAGACGGAACTGCAATTCACTTAACCCGTGAAGGAATTCCAACCGGTGTTTTATCCGTTCCTACTCGTTACATACACACTCCTGTAAGTGTATGCAGTATGGATGATATTGAATATACTATTCAATTAATTACTGAAGCTATAAACAATTTATAG